In a genomic window of Mycteria americana isolate JAX WOST 10 ecotype Jacksonville Zoo and Gardens unplaced genomic scaffold, USCA_MyAme_1.0 Scaffold_46, whole genome shotgun sequence:
- the LOC142403924 gene encoding olfactory receptor 14A16-like codes for MSNSSSITQFLLLAFMDTRKELQLLHFWLFLGIYLAALLGNGLIITAVACDHRLHTPMYFFLLNLSVLDLGSISTTVPKSMANSLWDTRAISYLGCATQVFFFLLFLSAEYCLLTIMACDRYVAICKPLHYGTLLGSRACVHMAAAAWGSGFLNAVLHTANTFSIPLCHGNALDQFYCEIPQILKLSCSRSYLREVGLVVVSAFLVFGCFVFIVLSYVQIFRAVLRIPSEQGRHKAFSTCLPHLAVVSLFLSTAMFAYLRPPSISSPSLDLVVAVLYSLVPPAVNPLIYSMRNKDLRDALWNLFEYILLQHQ; via the coding sequence atgtccaacagcagctccatcacccagttcctcctcctggcgttcatggacacacggaaggagctgcagctcttgcacttctggctcttcctgggcatctacctggctgccctcctgggcaacggcctcatcatcactgctgtagcctgtgaccaccgcctccacacccccatgtacttcttcctcctcaacctatctgttcttgacctgggctccatctccaccactgtccccaaatccatggccaattccctgtgggacaccagagCCATTTCCTACTTGGGGTGTGCTactcaggtatttttctttctccttttcttatcagcagagtattgtcttctcaccatcatggcctgtgaccgctacgttgccatctgcaaacccctgcattacgggaccctcctgggcagcagagcttgtgtccacatggcagcagctgcctggggcagtgggtttctcaatgctgtgctgcacacggccaatacattttccataccacTCTGCCacggcaatgccctggaccagttctactgtgaaatcccccagatcctcaagctctcttGCTCAcgttcctacctcagggaagttggccTTGTTGTGGttagtgcttttcttgtttttggatgttttgttttcatcgtgctgtcctatgtgcagatcttccgggctgtgctgaggatcccgtctgagcagggacggcacaaagccttttccacgtgcctacctcacctggccgtggtctccttgtttctcagcactgccatgtttgcctatTTGAGGCCCCCCTCCATCtcgtccccatccctggatctggtggtggcagttctgtactcgtTGGTTCCTCcggcagtgaaccccctcatctacagcatgaggaacaaggacctcAGGGATGCTCTGTGGAATCTATTTGAATACATTCTacttcagcatcaataa